One Mucilaginibacter ginkgonis genomic region harbors:
- a CDS encoding MFS transporter — MTDNKTNTAVYPWVIVAMLWVVAFLNYFDRILITSMRDPIVSEFHLTDAQFGLLTSAFLWSYGILSPLGGFFADKYGRKAVIVFSVAVWSAVTIWTGFVGSFHEMVAARVIMGISEACYIPAALALITEYHRGRTRSLATGLHMSGLYTGLALGGLGGYIAELWGWRYGFQVFGLFGILYSVVLLFFLKNAEPVTETSPEEARFIEAPNNIFGSFKMLFSLPSFRILLFYFCALGIVNWLVYGWLPTFLKEHFHLSMGEAGISATGYVQVGSFIGVVIGGLLADRWASFNSRGRLYTVIIGFTIGAPFLFLMASTPVFAIGIVAMIIYGLSRGFNDANLMPILCQLVNNRYIATGYGFLNFLSTIVGGIMVYVGGMLKDAHVELSIVYQVSAVLMLLATWSLFMIKIKNLNPANVSA, encoded by the coding sequence ATGACAGATAATAAAACTAACACTGCTGTTTACCCATGGGTCATTGTTGCCATGCTGTGGGTAGTAGCCTTTCTTAATTATTTCGACAGGATACTGATCACCTCTATGCGCGACCCAATTGTTAGTGAGTTTCATCTAACAGACGCGCAGTTTGGTTTGCTTACTTCGGCATTCCTTTGGTCATACGGGATATTAAGTCCGCTGGGCGGTTTCTTTGCCGATAAATACGGCCGTAAAGCAGTAATTGTATTCAGTGTGGCAGTATGGTCCGCGGTTACGATCTGGACGGGCTTTGTCGGCTCATTTCATGAAATGGTTGCTGCGCGTGTGATCATGGGCATAAGCGAAGCATGTTACATTCCTGCGGCACTGGCGTTGATCACAGAGTACCATCGCGGCCGTACCAGATCGTTGGCCACGGGTTTGCACATGAGCGGCTTGTATACAGGTTTAGCTTTAGGCGGATTAGGCGGCTACATTGCCGAGTTATGGGGCTGGCGTTACGGCTTCCAGGTATTTGGCTTATTTGGCATACTTTACTCTGTAGTGCTGTTATTTTTCCTGAAGAATGCTGAACCGGTTACTGAAACCTCGCCGGAGGAAGCAAGATTCATCGAAGCACCCAACAATATCTTCGGCTCGTTTAAGATGCTGTTTTCGCTACCGTCATTCAGGATATTGTTGTTCTACTTCTGCGCGCTGGGCATTGTAAACTGGCTGGTTTACGGCTGGCTGCCTACATTCCTTAAAGAACACTTTCATTTAAGTATGGGCGAAGCCGGCATATCTGCTACAGGGTATGTGCAGGTAGGGTCGTTCATCGGTGTGGTAATTGGCGGTTTACTGGCCGACCGCTGGGCCAGTTTTAATTCGAGGGGCAGGCTGTACACTGTCATAATCGGTTTTACTATTGGGGCGCCTTTCCTGTTCTTGATGGCGTCTACCCCTGTATTTGCGATCGGCATCGTGGCCATGATCATTTATGGCTTATCACGCGGTTTCAATGACGCTAATTTGATGCCCATACTCTGCCAATTAGTGAACAACAGGTACATCGCAACTGGCTATGGCTTTTTAAATTTCTTAAGTACCATTGTGGGTGGCATAATGGTCTATGTTGGCGGTATGCTTAAAGATGCCCATGTAGAGCTGTCTATTGTATACCAGGTATCAGCCGTGTTGATGTTATTGGCAACCTGGTCACTTTTCATGATAAAGATCAAAAACCTTAATCCTGCAAATGTCTCAGCATAA
- a CDS encoding Kelch repeat-containing protein, with translation MRNAAVYISILFTMLSVTSTAQHKVSAVKLQWSQLAQIPDKYGFAGSFAGVSNNCLIVAGGANFPDGGAPWTGSKKVWTDKVFILDSPNGQWKEAGTLPMPLGYGVSVSYHNQLICFGGSNADGHYNKVFGISYHNGEVKITNYPDMPAPLANSAGVLVGSTVYIAGGLSAPADTHAANNFWSLDLSKPAAEQKWRALENIPGEPRMLSTAGAAGGKIFVFSGTALHPAADGSAKREYLIDAYAFAPGHGWQKVADLPYPAVATAGPAYTAGNNTLFVFGGDDGSLADKASELKDRHTGFSNQILAYNLAENTWMVQGQIFTDKKDDAVTHPNNSTWAPVTTSMVIWHNQLIFPGGEVRPGTRTPRVLAATVTK, from the coding sequence ATGCGAAATGCCGCCGTTTATATATCTATCTTATTTACCATGCTATCGGTAACATCTACAGCACAACATAAAGTTTCCGCGGTCAAACTTCAATGGTCGCAATTAGCGCAAATACCCGACAAATATGGTTTTGCAGGCTCGTTTGCCGGTGTAAGCAATAATTGCCTGATCGTGGCAGGCGGTGCTAACTTCCCCGATGGCGGCGCGCCATGGACCGGCTCAAAAAAAGTTTGGACCGATAAAGTATTCATTTTGGATAGTCCAAACGGTCAATGGAAGGAAGCCGGTACATTGCCTATGCCATTAGGATACGGCGTTTCAGTAAGTTACCACAACCAGCTGATCTGTTTTGGTGGCAGCAACGCCGATGGGCACTACAATAAGGTTTTTGGTATCAGTTATCACAACGGCGAAGTTAAGATCACAAACTATCCCGATATGCCTGCACCTTTGGCCAACAGCGCCGGTGTATTGGTCGGCAGTACGGTATACATTGCAGGCGGCTTGAGTGCCCCCGCCGACACCCACGCTGCGAACAATTTTTGGTCGCTGGACCTATCAAAGCCTGCTGCAGAGCAAAAATGGAGGGCATTAGAAAACATCCCCGGCGAACCGCGCATGCTGAGCACCGCAGGCGCAGCCGGTGGAAAGATCTTTGTTTTTAGCGGCACGGCATTACACCCTGCCGCAGACGGCTCTGCCAAACGAGAATATCTAATAGACGCCTACGCTTTTGCCCCGGGCCACGGCTGGCAAAAGGTCGCCGACCTGCCCTACCCTGCTGTAGCTACGGCAGGACCGGCATATACAGCAGGTAATAACACCCTGTTTGTTTTTGGCGGGGATGACGGTAGCCTGGCCGATAAAGCATCGGAATTGAAAGACCGGCATACCGGCTTCTCCAACCAAATTTTAGCATATAACTTAGCAGAAAACACGTGGATGGTACAGGGACAGATCTTTACCGATAAAAAGGACGACGCCGTAACCCATCCGAATAATAGCACATGGGCGCCGGTAACCACATCGATGGTAATATGGCATAACCAACTAATATTTCCGGGTGGCGAAGTGCGGCCCGGCACACGCACTCCACGCGTACTGGCAGCAACCGTGACGAAATAA
- a CDS encoding dihydrodipicolinate synthase family protein: MKIQGIVAATFAAYHTDGSVNLDIIPSLVDNLVNDGVSGVYICGTNGEGPNMTIEERMAVAEAYVKAANKRILVLVHVGHTSIMECKKLAAHAASIGADAFSSVAAFYFKPTSVQNLVDSMAEIASAAPQLPFYYYHMPTLTGVGVDMVEFLRLGEQAIPNLAGVKYTASTLFEYQACLNYKDGKFDTLFGFDEMLLPALAVGAQGAIGSTYTFAAPFYLKVIDCYRAGKAEEARQAQLVMVNVIRAIIKHPSIAAQRAIMKMLGTDMGNARLPLVSLSDSAYNELRSDLEALGFFKQLNDFKQLSDNPVAV; the protein is encoded by the coding sequence ATGAAAATACAAGGCATAGTTGCCGCTACTTTTGCAGCCTACCACACAGATGGTTCTGTAAATCTCGATATCATCCCTTCGCTGGTAGACAACCTGGTTAATGATGGCGTCTCAGGCGTATACATTTGCGGTACCAACGGCGAAGGCCCTAATATGACCATAGAAGAGCGCATGGCTGTAGCCGAAGCATACGTAAAAGCTGCCAATAAAAGAATTTTAGTTCTGGTACATGTAGGCCATACCTCCATCATGGAATGCAAAAAACTGGCGGCCCATGCTGCCAGCATCGGCGCGGATGCCTTTTCATCTGTAGCTGCATTTTACTTTAAGCCAACATCTGTACAAAACCTGGTAGATTCTATGGCAGAGATCGCTTCGGCGGCACCACAGTTGCCTTTCTACTATTACCACATGCCAACCCTAACCGGTGTAGGTGTTGACATGGTTGAGTTTTTACGTTTAGGCGAACAAGCTATCCCTAACCTGGCCGGTGTAAAATACACCGCTTCTACCCTGTTTGAGTACCAGGCGTGCCTTAACTACAAAGACGGTAAATTTGATACGCTATTTGGCTTTGATGAGATGCTGCTGCCTGCCTTAGCAGTAGGCGCGCAAGGGGCAATCGGTAGTACTTATACATTCGCCGCACCGTTCTATCTAAAAGTGATCGACTGTTACCGTGCAGGCAAAGCAGAAGAAGCCCGGCAAGCACAACTGGTTATGGTAAACGTTATCAGGGCGATAATTAAGCACCCGTCTATAGCGGCACAACGCGCCATCATGAAGATGCTGGGTACCGATATGGGCAATGCACGTTTACCGTTAGTCTCGTTGTCAGACAGCGCATACAATGAACTAAGATCAGACCTGGAAGCACTTGGTTTCTTTAAACAATTGAACGATTTTAAGCAGCTATCCGATAACCCGGTTGCCGTGTAA
- a CDS encoding dihydrodipicolinate synthase family protein gives MHQLSAATLKGNWATLLLPMNADDSIDYVVLSDEIDLLIAAGVDGIYSNGTAGEFHNQTEDEFDKVNALLADKCHAAGMPFQIGASHPSPVISYERAKRGVALKPGALQVILPDWVVANHDEQVNFLSRIAGLDTPLVLYNPPHAKKVLQPKEYGDLQQAVPQLIGLKVLIGDASWISGMKEYASNLSVFVPGHFLASGVKSGVASGAYSNVACINPIAAQKWWQQMQTDIEAALDLEKRMLQFFDECITPYKNKGFSNPALDKFLTAVGGWSAMTTRLRWPYQYISGDDVAAVRKRAQHLIPEFFNN, from the coding sequence ATGCATCAACTCTCTGCAGCAACACTTAAAGGAAACTGGGCAACACTTTTGTTGCCAATGAATGCTGATGATTCAATTGATTATGTTGTTTTGAGCGACGAGATAGATCTGTTGATTGCTGCAGGGGTTGATGGCATTTACTCTAATGGCACGGCCGGCGAGTTCCACAACCAAACCGAAGATGAGTTTGACAAGGTGAACGCCTTGCTTGCCGATAAGTGCCATGCTGCGGGCATGCCTTTTCAGATAGGTGCAAGCCACCCCTCGCCTGTGATTTCTTATGAGCGGGCAAAACGTGGTGTGGCTTTAAAGCCGGGCGCTTTACAGGTAATCCTTCCGGACTGGGTTGTGGCAAACCACGATGAGCAGGTTAACTTTTTAAGCAGGATAGCAGGCTTGGACACCCCACTAGTGCTATATAATCCGCCGCATGCTAAAAAAGTACTGCAGCCCAAAGAATACGGCGACCTACAACAGGCAGTTCCGCAGCTTATCGGCTTAAAGGTGCTGATAGGCGATGCAAGCTGGATAAGCGGGATGAAAGAATACGCCTCAAACTTATCGGTCTTTGTGCCCGGTCATTTTTTGGCCAGTGGTGTAAAAAGCGGTGTCGCCAGCGGGGCATATTCAAACGTGGCATGTATAAATCCCATTGCCGCACAAAAATGGTGGCAGCAAATGCAAACGGACATAGAAGCTGCCCTTGACCTGGAAAAAAGGATGCTTCAATTTTTTGATGAGTGTATAACACCCTACAAGAACAAAGGCTTCTCAAACCCTGCACTCGATAAGTTTCTGACTGCTGTTGGAGGCTGGTCGGCAATGACAACACGGCTGCGCTGGCCTTACCAATACATCAGCGGTGATGATGTGGCTGCTGTAAGAAAACGCGCCCAACACTTAATACCCGAATTTTTCAATAACTAA
- a CDS encoding phytanoyl-CoA dioxygenase family protein, with translation MEKEELFNYQKLTEEQLQTYNEQGYLILKGVIKPQGLEQMRAECMKAWNKEKESFDPNKSWLQNSLLVNVHHQAPTVKQYYFEGPLVSVATQIIGENVKGATSQLTFKMKGNTKPFGWHQDNGYGELDPYNALTTLSALDDTDRGNGCLWLIPGSHKQGQIRVEQNAEQKQSQSEIIVEADDSKAIPMEMKAGDSLIFNCWMLHKSDGNYSTDRDRRILFLRYADADAIEVYNNRKPRLGKLVNGHTKFHEVEEFEADL, from the coding sequence ATGGAAAAAGAAGAGTTATTTAATTATCAGAAACTGACCGAGGAGCAGTTGCAAACCTACAATGAACAAGGTTACCTGATACTTAAGGGAGTGATTAAACCGCAAGGCCTTGAGCAAATGCGGGCCGAGTGTATGAAAGCGTGGAACAAAGAGAAAGAATCTTTTGACCCGAATAAAAGCTGGCTGCAAAACTCCCTGCTGGTAAATGTTCACCACCAGGCACCCACTGTAAAACAATATTACTTTGAAGGCCCTTTGGTTTCCGTTGCCACGCAGATCATCGGTGAGAATGTAAAAGGCGCAACGTCGCAGCTAACCTTCAAAATGAAGGGTAATACCAAACCTTTCGGGTGGCACCAAGACAACGGTTATGGCGAACTTGACCCCTATAACGCTTTGACCACGCTAAGCGCGCTTGACGATACCGACCGTGGTAACGGCTGCTTGTGGTTAATACCGGGCAGCCATAAACAAGGCCAGATAAGGGTTGAACAAAACGCGGAACAGAAGCAAAGCCAATCTGAGATCATTGTAGAGGCTGATGACAGCAAAGCCATCCCAATGGAGATGAAGGCCGGCGACAGCCTTATTTTCAATTGCTGGATGCTGCATAAATCTGATGGCAACTATTCTACAGACCGCGACAGGCGCATATTGTTCCTTCGCTACGCGGATGCCGACGCCATTGAGGTTTATAATAACCGCAAGCCGCGCCTGGGTAAACTGGTTAACGGGCACACCAAATTTCACGAAGTAGAGGAATTTGAAGCCGACCTATAG
- a CDS encoding RagB/SusD family nutrient uptake outer membrane protein → MKKNIIYTLTGAAILLCASLTACKKILDIQPQSQIIESVYFKNEGDFDPFVIGNYTNIRILANNITFGTERSEELINGINARLTTAWSQVLTVSTGSINYNVSTLPIYKAIGSANLLLAKIEPFAFPNTATKNRLKAESLCQRAYCYFYLAHIIGDAPILLDPITDDNVPQLPRSKAADVMKQVFADLDAAIALFPDKTYPNKYRFSYGAAQAMKAEAKLWSAKVTGGGAADFNDALTAAQAVETTGVSLLPAFANVTTTRANAEVIMSAYFNRDESGATSNYALNALPFLPSISGATNLDSIPYTLTSTNGQSAYQISPLSRSLWSGLTGDKRIPATFIIERQGTTQKNAWITKLPGNKYTDDRISDNDVIMYRLADVYLMEAEAYAGINNTAQAINYINKVRTRAGIANYAGATDKATVERAVFDERGREMFFENKRWYDVVRFHYGGTINAYNYVPNLKGKTTPLFWPLSPTVLAANSALTQTTGY, encoded by the coding sequence ATGAAAAAGAACATTATATATACATTAACAGGTGCTGCCATATTGCTTTGCGCAAGTTTAACAGCCTGTAAAAAGATATTGGACATTCAGCCGCAATCGCAGATCATAGAGTCTGTATACTTCAAAAACGAGGGCGACTTTGATCCATTTGTGATAGGCAACTATACCAATATCCGCATTCTGGCAAACAATATTACGTTTGGTACAGAGCGCAGCGAAGAATTGATCAATGGTATAAATGCACGCTTAACTACAGCATGGTCGCAGGTGTTAACCGTGTCTACCGGTTCTATCAACTACAACGTTTCTACGTTGCCTATTTACAAAGCCATTGGCAGCGCAAACCTGTTGCTGGCTAAAATAGAGCCCTTCGCCTTCCCTAATACAGCAACAAAAAACAGGTTAAAGGCAGAAAGCCTTTGCCAGCGCGCTTATTGCTATTTCTACCTGGCACACATTATTGGCGACGCGCCGATTTTGCTTGACCCGATTACCGATGACAACGTACCTCAATTACCACGGTCAAAGGCAGCAGACGTAATGAAACAGGTTTTTGCGGACCTTGACGCGGCAATTGCCTTATTCCCCGACAAAACCTATCCAAACAAGTACCGCTTTTCTTATGGCGCCGCACAAGCCATGAAAGCAGAGGCGAAATTATGGAGCGCAAAGGTAACAGGCGGCGGCGCGGCAGACTTTAATGATGCGCTTACTGCTGCACAAGCTGTAGAAACTACAGGCGTAAGTTTATTACCTGCGTTTGCTAACGTTACCACCACCCGTGCCAACGCAGAGGTAATCATGTCGGCCTATTTTAACCGGGACGAATCGGGCGCGACATCAAATTACGCATTAAACGCGCTTCCATTTTTGCCAAGTATTTCGGGCGCGACCAACCTGGATAGTATCCCGTACACACTTACATCAACCAATGGTCAAAGCGCTTATCAGATAAGCCCGCTTAGCCGCAGCTTGTGGAGCGGTTTAACCGGCGACAAACGCATACCGGCAACCTTTATCATAGAACGCCAGGGCACAACTCAAAAAAATGCCTGGATCACCAAACTGCCGGGCAACAAATACACTGATGATCGTATCTCTGATAACGATGTGATCATGTACCGCCTGGCAGATGTGTACCTGATGGAAGCTGAAGCTTATGCAGGAATAAATAACACCGCACAAGCCATAAATTATATCAACAAAGTTCGTACGCGTGCAGGTATTGCCAACTACGCCGGCGCTACAGACAAGGCAACAGTAGAGCGCGCGGTATTTGACGAGCGTGGACGCGAAATGTTCTTTGAGAATAAACGCTGGTATGATGTGGTACGCTTCCACTACGGCGGCACTATTAACGCGTACAATTATGTGCCGAATTTGAAAGGCAAAACAACGCCGCTGTTCTGGCCGCTATCACCTACAGTATTGGCAGCCAACTCTGCATTAACACAAACCACAGGTTATTAA
- a CDS encoding SusC/RagA family TonB-linked outer membrane protein encodes MKRRLPILLLTVCCLLFGRLQLYAQTVTVTGIVNDATRNETLPGVSVRVEGTTSGTVTDINGKYTIKVPATGAKLTFSYVGFETTTLPVNGKANLNVNLAPSAKSLTELVVVGYSTQTRDKNTASVAKLDTKQLVNTANSSPLAAIQGKIAGVSIPLSTGQPGDAPANIVIRGGSKTNVYGTGIGNANGNNYQTADGSSPLVVIDGVYRTLNDLNPDDIESLQVMKDAASTAPYGARGANGVIVVKTKSGKFGSGKANITFNYRMNREVPTGKLNYLSARDYLTLARTTVKNTSDPLDKNTLLNNAGFSAGTKVFTAKGQFGTSTYTTGLYDNLVAVEGQDYVNNLLANGYETMDDPINPGTKLIFADNHYQDLLWNTGTTNNYNFGIDGGNQTAAYNIGFNYINQAGTFVGTNYKRYSALGNFSFKATNNLQVNVSLNYQNLNPNYANAYTNELVRATRLTPLIRIFKDDGTPTTGEVLTARNRFHTLAYDTNDITTERVVSKVDLDWNIVKGLHYRPAVSYLMTDFNSQFSRKAFPDPIQFPTQRLKVDSTNIARQIMIDQVLQYDRTIKENHHFMVLGAFQYIKNTGTYSDIGSQRGSTDYITTINEPSVTTVNGVTVTNVTAFKSLQSINKSASFIGQLQYDYKAKYLFNAVVRRDGFSNFAPNNKYATFPSASVGWNVYKEAFWGTNNPVSTFKLRGSWGTAGSSDISLTDTYGNYTAVVYDQLSGIQRNNLSNPNLKWETTQTTDIAFDAGFFKDRIFLTVDYYNKLTKDRLDTKPLPAESPFSSIVFNNGTLQNKGIEIELQANVLRIGNFNWRTNFSYALNKQKIISLPYNGRALNRQGGGIIADPNTGKDIEVGGLAEGERPFGYYAWQVEKVFSTDAEAAAWNATHKDQIASIPGQTIGKRAGDYQFKDVNGDGIIDNRDLVFQGYKTPNVTGGMQNTFTYKSFTLRFNMDFSLGNVISNGNLGRELGQGRAYNEGAPVEALGPDIWQKPGDEGKKYARFSFADADFGQKNYIRQAASDVGTGSAYGSDVSTMITKGDFLAFRELYLSYDLPKSLLAKIHSTGLTVFVSGTNLGYLTAYKGLNPETFTGFDPGGYPRPRQYTLGASLRF; translated from the coding sequence ATGAAAAGAAGATTACCAATTTTATTACTTACAGTTTGCTGCTTGCTCTTTGGCAGGCTGCAGCTTTACGCGCAAACTGTAACGGTTACGGGTATCGTTAACGATGCTACCCGCAATGAAACCTTACCGGGTGTAAGTGTGCGTGTAGAAGGCACAACATCGGGCACAGTTACAGACATTAATGGTAAGTACACCATTAAAGTGCCGGCAACAGGGGCAAAACTTACATTCTCTTATGTAGGCTTTGAAACTACCACTTTGCCTGTAAACGGTAAGGCAAACCTTAACGTAAACCTTGCTCCAAGTGCCAAATCACTTACAGAGTTAGTTGTAGTAGGTTACTCAACCCAAACCCGCGATAAGAACACGGCTTCGGTGGCTAAATTAGATACCAAGCAATTGGTAAACACGGCAAACTCAAGCCCTCTGGCTGCAATACAGGGTAAAATTGCCGGTGTGTCCATACCGTTGTCAACCGGCCAGCCGGGCGATGCACCTGCGAACATTGTTATCCGTGGAGGTTCGAAAACAAACGTATATGGTACAGGTATAGGTAACGCTAACGGTAACAACTACCAAACAGCAGATGGCTCAAGCCCGCTGGTAGTTATAGACGGTGTTTACAGAACACTTAACGATCTTAATCCCGATGATATCGAGTCATTACAGGTAATGAAAGACGCAGCATCGACCGCTCCATATGGTGCGCGTGGTGCAAATGGTGTTATCGTGGTTAAAACAAAGAGCGGCAAGTTTGGCTCGGGTAAAGCGAACATTACTTTTAACTACCGGATGAACAGGGAAGTCCCCACCGGAAAGTTGAACTACTTAAGCGCCCGCGATTATTTAACGCTTGCGCGTACCACGGTAAAGAACACATCAGATCCGCTGGATAAGAATACATTATTAAATAACGCGGGTTTTTCTGCCGGTACCAAAGTGTTTACCGCTAAAGGCCAGTTTGGTACAAGCACATATACCACTGGTTTGTATGACAACCTGGTTGCAGTTGAAGGACAGGATTATGTAAATAACCTGTTAGCAAACGGTTATGAAACTATGGACGACCCGATCAATCCGGGTACTAAACTCATTTTTGCAGATAACCACTATCAAGACTTGTTGTGGAACACCGGTACTACCAATAACTACAATTTCGGTATCGATGGCGGTAACCAAACTGCTGCTTACAACATCGGCTTTAACTACATCAATCAAGCCGGTACATTTGTTGGTACTAACTATAAGAGGTACAGTGCTTTAGGAAATTTTAGCTTTAAAGCAACTAACAATTTACAGGTTAACGTTTCTTTAAACTATCAAAACCTAAACCCTAATTATGCCAACGCGTATACCAATGAACTGGTGCGTGCAACGCGCTTAACGCCATTGATCAGAATATTTAAAGACGATGGTACACCAACCACCGGCGAAGTTTTGACGGCGCGCAACCGCTTCCATACGCTTGCTTATGATACAAACGACATTACTACGGAGCGTGTTGTATCTAAAGTGGACCTTGACTGGAACATTGTAAAAGGGTTACACTACCGCCCAGCAGTGTCTTACCTGATGACCGACTTTAACAGCCAGTTTTCAAGAAAAGCATTTCCCGATCCTATTCAATTTCCAACCCAGCGTTTAAAGGTAGATAGTACCAACATTGCAAGGCAGATCATGATAGATCAGGTTTTGCAGTATGACCGTACCATCAAAGAAAACCACCACTTTATGGTGTTAGGTGCTTTCCAATACATTAAAAACACCGGCACTTATTCTGATATCGGCTCTCAACGCGGTTCAACAGATTATATCACCACTATTAATGAGCCTTCAGTCACTACCGTAAATGGTGTAACTGTTACTAACGTAACAGCGTTCAAATCTTTGCAAAGCATAAACAAATCAGCCAGCTTTATCGGCCAGTTACAATATGACTACAAGGCCAAATATTTATTCAATGCTGTAGTACGCAGGGATGGTTTCTCAAACTTTGCACCGAATAATAAATATGCAACCTTCCCATCTGCTTCAGTAGGCTGGAACGTGTACAAGGAAGCCTTCTGGGGCACCAATAATCCGGTTAGTACATTTAAACTACGCGGAAGCTGGGGTACAGCAGGTTCAAGTGATATAAGTTTGACCGATACTTACGGTAACTACACCGCCGTTGTATACGATCAGTTATCGGGCATCCAGCGTAACAACTTGTCGAATCCGAATCTTAAATGGGAAACGACCCAGACAACAGATATCGCGTTTGATGCAGGTTTCTTTAAAGACCGTATCTTCCTGACTGTTGACTATTACAACAAATTAACTAAGGACCGCCTGGATACTAAACCACTTCCGGCAGAATCACCGTTCTCTTCAATCGTATTTAACAACGGTACCTTACAAAATAAAGGTATTGAGATTGAGTTGCAGGCAAACGTGTTACGTATTGGCAATTTCAACTGGAGGACCAACTTCTCTTACGCGCTTAACAAGCAAAAGATCATCTCGTTACCGTATAACGGCCGCGCGTTAAACCGCCAGGGTGGTGGCATTATTGCAGATCCTAATACAGGTAAAGATATAGAAGTAGGTGGCCTTGCCGAAGGCGAGCGCCCGTTTGGCTATTATGCATGGCAGGTAGAGAAAGTATTTTCTACCGATGCAGAAGCTGCCGCATGGAATGCTACTCACAAAGATCAGATCGCATCCATCCCCGGACAAACAATCGGTAAACGCGCAGGCGACTACCAGTTTAAAGACGTTAACGGCGATGGTATCATAGATAACCGCGACTTGGTGTTCCAGGGCTACAAGACACCTAACGTAACTGGCGGTATGCAGAATACTTTCACCTATAAAAGCTTTACGCTTAGGTTCAACATGGATTTCTCACTGGGTAACGTGATCAGCAATGGTAATTTGGGCCGCGAACTTGGCCAGGGCCGTGCTTATAACGAGGGTGCGCCAGTTGAAGCGCTTGGACCAGACATCTGGCAAAAACCGGGAGACGAAGGCAAGAAATATGCGCGTTTCTCTTTTGCCGATGCCGACTTTGGTCAAAAGAACTATATCCGCCAGGCCGCTTCAGATGTGGGTACAGGTAGTGCATACGGATCAGACGTATCAACCATGATCACCAAGGGAGATTTCCTTGCATTTCGCGAGTTATACCTAAGCTATGATCTGCCTAAGTCATTATTGGCCAAGATCCATTCAACTGGTTTAACAGTGTTTGTTAGCGGTACCAACCTAGGTTACCTTACAGCTTATAAAGGTCTGAACCCTGAGACGTTCACAGGTTTCGATCCGGGAGGTTATCCCCGTCCACGTCAGTACACATTAGGCGCTTCATTAAGATTTTAA